From Vicinamibacterales bacterium, a single genomic window includes:
- a CDS encoding YgeY family selenium metabolism-linked hydrolase has protein sequence MTSAQEQALIEFTRELVRIPSVLGDEQAMAARVREEMERLGFDQITVDEAGNVVSIVEGRHDGPTLLFDAHLDTVDVLPRDGWTYDPFGGDLQDDRIYGRGSSDMKGALAAMIHGVAGMDRESTKGRAIISGSVGEELIEGAALRHVMQSVRPDYVVIGESSELQLVRAGRGRAELVIETHGRPSHASTPDRGLNAVHIMRDVIAEIEALVMPTHPFVGCGVTCLTDLISIPYPAHSVVPSGCRATYERRLLPGETKESLFSEMQEAVNRAAATDTTVRLATTNYESYTGMRWEEPKWYPPWEIDESHTLVQQALAGLRRTQLDPSMRSYQFCTNAAYSAGAAGIPTIGFGPSSEHHAHVCDEHLEVSQLLGAATGYRAIADAMLAF, from the coding sequence ATGACTAGTGCTCAGGAACAGGCTCTTATCGAATTCACTCGAGAACTTGTGCGTATCCCTAGTGTTTTGGGCGATGAACAGGCGATGGCTGCACGTGTCCGTGAGGAGATGGAACGCCTCGGTTTCGATCAGATAACAGTTGACGAAGCTGGGAACGTTGTCAGCATTGTCGAGGGTCGCCACGACGGGCCGACGCTGCTCTTCGATGCGCACCTGGATACCGTCGACGTATTGCCTCGAGATGGCTGGACCTACGACCCTTTTGGAGGAGACCTCCAGGACGATCGGATCTACGGGCGCGGTAGTTCAGACATGAAAGGGGCGCTTGCCGCGATGATTCATGGCGTTGCGGGCATGGACCGTGAATCTACGAAGGGACGTGCCATCATTTCTGGATCGGTTGGGGAGGAACTGATTGAAGGCGCAGCCCTCCGTCATGTCATGCAGTCCGTCCGTCCTGACTATGTTGTTATCGGAGAATCCTCTGAACTCCAATTGGTCCGCGCTGGACGAGGTCGTGCTGAACTCGTCATAGAGACCCATGGGCGCCCGTCGCATGCCTCGACGCCGGACCGCGGACTCAATGCCGTGCACATCATGCGCGATGTAATTGCTGAAATTGAAGCACTCGTGATGCCAACCCATCCGTTTGTAGGTTGTGGTGTCACGTGTTTGACTGACCTAATCTCGATACCGTATCCCGCCCACTCGGTTGTTCCGAGCGGATGCCGTGCCACTTACGAACGCAGGTTGTTACCCGGGGAAACGAAGGAATCGCTATTTAGTGAAATGCAAGAGGCTGTCAATCGAGCGGCCGCAACTGACACAACTGTTCGGTTGGCAACGACCAACTACGAGAGTTACACCGGTATGCGGTGGGAAGAACCGAAGTGGTACCCTCCCTGGGAGATAGACGAATCGCATACCCTAGTGCAGCAGGCGCTGGCCGGGTTACGTCGCACTCAACTCGATCCCTCAATGCGGAGCTATCAGTTCTGTACGAATGCTGCCTATAGTGCAGGAGCTGCCGGTATTCCAACGATCGGCTTTGGGCCGTCTTCAGAACATCACGCACATGTGTGTGACGAGCATCTAGAAGTGAGCCAGCTACTCGGAGCTGCCACAGGCTACAGAGCAATCGCAGACGCAATGCTCGCGTTCTAG
- a CDS encoding copper homeostasis protein CutC produces the protein MPHEILVEACVDSVDSAIAAEAGGAHRIELCAALREGGLTPSAGTIAVTRQRTTIEIQVMIRPRGGDFLYSDTEFASMQRDVEMAKRLGSNGVVFGLLTQDGEVDVRRTEQLTEQARPMAVTFHRAFDMAGNPTQSLEALVGLHIERVLTSGQRATAVEGIELLRELITQAGDRIIVMPGGSIDERSLLTILWATGAREIHVTGTKKIESAMTFRNPDCYMGIEPGSSEFSMNVTDAERIRTLVELAR, from the coding sequence ATGCCACATGAAATTCTCGTCGAGGCATGCGTCGACTCGGTCGACAGCGCGATTGCAGCTGAGGCCGGTGGCGCGCATCGTATCGAACTCTGTGCAGCGTTACGTGAAGGCGGGTTGACCCCGAGTGCAGGTACGATCGCGGTAACTCGACAGCGTACGACAATCGAAATTCAAGTGATGATTCGACCCCGAGGTGGTGATTTTCTTTATTCCGACACCGAATTCGCGTCGATGCAACGCGACGTCGAGATGGCCAAACGGTTAGGGAGTAACGGTGTCGTCTTCGGTCTGCTGACACAGGATGGCGAGGTCGACGTTCGTCGCACAGAACAACTTACGGAACAAGCCAGGCCAATGGCGGTCACGTTTCATCGTGCGTTCGACATGGCCGGCAACCCAACACAGTCACTGGAAGCCTTGGTCGGGTTACACATTGAACGGGTGTTGACCTCGGGTCAAAGAGCGACCGCAGTCGAAGGGATCGAGCTACTTCGCGAGCTCATCACCCAAGCTGGCGACCGTATTATTGTCATGCCTGGTGGCAGCATAGACGAGCGAAGTCTACTGACAATTCTCTGGGCGACCGGTGCACGAGAAATTCACGTCACAGGCACTAAGAAAATTGAGAGCGCTATGACCTTTCGCAATCCGGATTGCTACATGGGCATTGAGCCGGGCTCGTCCGAGTTCTCGATGAACGTTACCGATGCTGAACGCATCCGTACCCTGGTAGAGTTGGCACGATAG
- a CDS encoding serine hydrolase: MIVTIHAHRALLFASLVIVTATLVGCGAPVLEESGTDSSRRIDVAALDTRINELLRVGHSDGMTASIWIGGVTGEPWYIRDASTVRAAASSIKTAYLVELFDAYAEQLDESVSELAEIVSDEAHPAVAHFSLDDLTEIRREVEEATIRRLGHMMIRGSDVSNVVYNASANVVTALLGGPGALTARIQRRDAAFSGLTVRRYMLAARDVTGDNEATAASLAAVLRRIASRRIAGMEPDTISAMWDILRVPNDDGIDGRVHYFKSGSLNSDPMVRIRSGFWHFPPDETTVYVVIVEQPVPGSLSRDRAGERLAGVSVLVTDAVLAAR, from the coding sequence TTGATCGTTACGATACATGCTCATCGCGCATTGCTATTCGCTAGTTTGGTCATAGTAACTGCTACGCTTGTTGGTTGTGGGGCCCCAGTGCTGGAGGAAAGTGGCACCGATAGCTCTCGACGAATCGATGTAGCAGCCCTGGATACTCGTATCAACGAGTTACTTCGAGTTGGGCACTCCGATGGAATGACCGCTAGTATCTGGATCGGAGGTGTGACCGGAGAACCGTGGTACATACGGGATGCCTCGACTGTGCGAGCAGCGGCGAGCAGCATTAAAACGGCCTACCTTGTCGAACTATTCGACGCCTACGCAGAGCAGCTCGATGAATCGGTAAGCGAGCTAGCCGAGATCGTGAGCGATGAGGCGCACCCCGCGGTGGCACACTTTAGTCTGGACGATCTCACTGAAATCCGACGGGAGGTCGAGGAGGCCACGATCAGACGGCTCGGGCACATGATGATCCGCGGTAGTGATGTGTCGAATGTTGTCTATAACGCTTCCGCGAATGTGGTTACAGCACTTTTGGGTGGTCCTGGCGCGCTGACCGCACGGATTCAGCGGAGAGATGCGGCATTTAGTGGACTGACAGTACGGCGTTACATGTTGGCCGCGCGAGACGTGACTGGAGACAACGAAGCTACGGCTGCGTCTCTCGCGGCCGTATTAAGGCGCATCGCCTCCCGTCGTATTGCTGGGATGGAGCCCGATACAATCTCCGCGATGTGGGATATTTTGCGCGTGCCTAATGACGATGGTATCGATGGTCGTGTCCATTACTTCAAGAGTGGCAGTCTCAATAGCGACCCGATGGTACGGATTCGTTCAGGATTCTGGCATTTTCCACCGGATGAAACCACCGTCTACGTCGTGATCGTTGAACAACCGGTGCCGGGTAGCCTCTCGAGGGATCGGGCGGGGGAGCGTCTGGCTGGAGTGAGTGTGTTGGTAACCGATGCGGTGCTGGCCGCCCGATGA
- a CDS encoding thiamine pyrophosphate-binding protein — MPTCAHVLATTLKAGGVTMLFGLPGGEILNFVEAAKRVEIDFLLTRHEATASLMADATGQMLRRPGVCVSTLGPGAVNMTLGVANAYLDRSPLLAITASTATSAAPYATHQNLDLSAVYRPFTKAVLTLDGQDTEAKVRRAFRTAMTPRMGPVHIALPSDVACAEDRQTVDPSGEAFEPPPIPPPSSEAIAKMSSRLRTSKRPILILGLDLGVSDVAAVRRFVEALNVPVFVTPKAKGMLAEDHPNFFGVCAGVSGDGAIVDFLASADLLVGVGFEPVESEKLWHQTMPIVSIGPLSIASGSFRPEMELEGQVATSLTALSQAELGPFAWDPTELVAFRQRLASVVAPAKTTGRGLSPSAVVHRLREVLPRETIATTDVGSVKFVTSQGWTTYEPMTFFESNGLSAMSYAFPAAMAASLIFRDRPVLCTIGDGGFGMTMADVETCVRLRLPIVTVVFNDCSLSLIQMAQARRGLADVGVRYGKINFGMAAEALGAWGRRVASLDELGAAVAEGRGTGRPVVIDVPVDPAEYRMHSAPPTVT, encoded by the coding sequence ATGCCAACTTGTGCCCACGTACTTGCAACAACCTTGAAGGCGGGTGGTGTTACCATGCTCTTCGGTCTTCCAGGCGGCGAGATCCTCAACTTCGTTGAGGCGGCTAAGCGGGTCGAGATTGATTTCCTGCTGACTCGACACGAAGCCACAGCATCACTGATGGCCGATGCAACTGGTCAAATGCTTCGGCGCCCAGGGGTCTGTGTTTCCACTTTGGGTCCGGGAGCTGTCAACATGACGCTCGGTGTTGCAAACGCTTACCTTGATCGTTCGCCACTTCTCGCGATTACGGCATCGACGGCGACCTCGGCCGCACCTTATGCGACGCATCAAAACCTAGATCTCAGCGCGGTCTATCGTCCATTCACGAAGGCGGTGCTGACTCTTGACGGTCAGGATACTGAGGCCAAGGTGCGCCGTGCTTTCCGTACGGCCATGACACCGCGGATGGGGCCAGTCCACATCGCGTTGCCAAGTGATGTGGCCTGCGCAGAGGACCGACAGACAGTCGACCCCTCAGGCGAAGCGTTTGAGCCACCGCCGATTCCACCGCCGAGCAGCGAGGCTATTGCCAAGATGAGCTCCAGGCTGCGAACATCGAAACGGCCCATTCTCATTCTCGGGCTTGACCTTGGGGTCTCCGACGTAGCAGCTGTGCGGAGGTTCGTCGAAGCCCTTAATGTTCCGGTGTTTGTCACTCCCAAGGCAAAAGGCATGTTGGCCGAAGACCATCCGAATTTTTTTGGTGTGTGTGCCGGCGTGTCTGGTGATGGTGCCATCGTAGACTTTCTAGCCAGTGCTGATTTACTCGTGGGTGTCGGGTTCGAACCGGTTGAGTCGGAAAAGTTGTGGCACCAGACCATGCCAATCGTCTCAATCGGGCCGTTATCGATTGCCTCTGGTTCCTTTCGGCCAGAGATGGAGCTTGAAGGCCAAGTGGCGACATCACTAACAGCGTTGTCTCAAGCCGAGTTGGGTCCATTTGCTTGGGATCCCACAGAGTTGGTGGCGTTTCGGCAACGATTGGCTTCGGTCGTTGCGCCGGCTAAGACTACGGGTCGAGGTTTGTCGCCCAGTGCGGTTGTGCATCGGCTGCGTGAAGTGCTACCTCGTGAGACGATCGCGACCACCGACGTCGGTTCGGTGAAATTCGTCACGTCGCAGGGATGGACAACTTATGAACCGATGACCTTTTTTGAGTCGAACGGTTTGTCTGCCATGAGCTACGCTTTTCCAGCGGCTATGGCAGCTTCACTCATTTTCCGCGATCGTCCGGTGCTCTGTACGATTGGTGATGGGGGCTTCGGAATGACGATGGCGGATGTGGAGACCTGCGTTCGGCTCCGACTACCGATCGTAACCGTGGTCTTCAACGACTGCTCACTCAGTCTGATTCAGATGGCACAGGCGCGACGAGGGCTGGCTGACGTGGGTGTACGCTATGGCAAGATTAATTTTGGTATGGCTGCCGAGGCGTTAGGTGCGTGGGGACGCCGGGTCGCAAGCCTTGACGAACTTGGCGCGGCGGTTGCTGAGGGCCGGGGCACCGGAAGACCGGTTGTGATTGACGTACCGGTCGACCCGGCCGAGTATCGGATGCATTCGGCGCCACCTACCGTTACCTAA
- a CDS encoding M23 family metallopeptidase, protein MDRMRIMSKGIVLFFVMVAVPTVTTISQELPLTMEVSHYARSLQPGEVVRVTATFSRPVSTVRASAFGSVVSFQPTGDQRMWSGLVGIDLDVKIGEHLISIVGTSPNGITARTEHPLAVISKEFATRRLTVAPEYVTPPDGVIERIQREGARTTKLFNTQTPIAYWSGAFLRPVTGAATSAFGRRSVFNGQARSPHSGADFRASQGTPVKAPNSGVVVLANDLYFSGNCVIIDHGLGLYSFFAHLSRIGVAEGDRVASGDIIGDVGATGRVTGPHLHWTVRLNTARVDPQSLMAVLADGG, encoded by the coding sequence ATGGATCGTATGCGGATCATGAGTAAGGGAATTGTGCTCTTCTTCGTCATGGTAGCTGTGCCTACGGTGACTACGATCTCTCAAGAGCTACCGCTAACAATGGAGGTGAGCCATTACGCACGGTCGCTTCAGCCTGGTGAAGTCGTGCGGGTGACCGCGACGTTTTCTCGGCCAGTGAGCACTGTGCGCGCTAGTGCGTTTGGCAGTGTGGTGTCCTTCCAACCGACCGGCGACCAGCGGATGTGGAGTGGCCTAGTTGGAATTGATCTGGACGTTAAAATCGGGGAACACCTTATTTCAATTGTTGGCACCTCGCCGAATGGAATAACCGCACGGACGGAGCATCCCTTGGCGGTGATATCCAAGGAGTTCGCGACACGCCGGCTGACCGTTGCGCCTGAATATGTGACGCCCCCGGACGGGGTTATCGAGCGGATTCAGCGTGAAGGGGCGCGCACGACGAAGTTATTCAATACCCAGACACCGATAGCATACTGGAGCGGCGCATTTCTCCGTCCGGTTACTGGAGCGGCGACGAGCGCTTTCGGTCGGCGTAGTGTCTTCAATGGTCAAGCCCGGAGCCCGCATAGCGGAGCAGATTTTCGAGCTTCGCAGGGCACTCCGGTTAAAGCACCGAACTCCGGCGTCGTCGTACTTGCTAACGATCTCTACTTCTCAGGTAACTGTGTGATCATTGACCATGGACTAGGTCTCTACTCGTTCTTTGCTCATCTTTCTCGAATTGGTGTAGCTGAGGGGGATAGGGTTGCCTCTGGCGATATCATTGGTGACGTCGGCGCAACGGGGCGCGTGACGGGGCCACACTTGCACTGGACCGTCCGTCTGAACACGGCGCGCGTTGACCCTCAGTCGTTGATGGCTGTCCTTGCTGACGGTGGGTAG